One segment of Haloplanus natans DSM 17983 DNA contains the following:
- a CDS encoding deoxyuridine 5'-triphosphate nucleotidohydrolase — protein MFRAGSFVADHVSPVAPEQVQPNGVDLTVDAIFETRERGRIGRDGKRIGDRATLDPDPDAGAYVLPAGGYVAQYGETIRIPEGHVGFVYPRSSLMRNGCMLHTAVWDAGYEGRGEGLLAVHRDVEIEPGARIAQLVFAEANHDGTYDGSYQGERIDD, from the coding sequence ATGTTTCGCGCCGGTTCGTTCGTCGCCGATCACGTCTCGCCCGTCGCGCCCGAACAGGTCCAGCCAAACGGCGTCGACCTGACCGTCGACGCCATCTTCGAGACACGAGAGCGTGGACGCATCGGCCGCGACGGCAAGCGGATCGGCGACCGGGCGACGCTCGATCCCGATCCCGACGCCGGTGCCTACGTCCTTCCCGCCGGTGGCTACGTCGCCCAGTACGGGGAGACGATCCGGATCCCCGAGGGCCACGTCGGCTTCGTCTACCCCCGCTCGTCGCTCATGCGAAACGGCTGTATGCTCCACACGGCCGTCTGGGACGCGGGCTACGAGGGCCGCGGCGAGGGGTTGCTCGCCGTCCACCGCGACGTGGAGATCGAACCCGGCGCCCGGATCGCCCAACTCGTCTTCGCCGAGGCGAACCACGACGGCACCTACGACGGCAGCTACCAGGGCGAGCGAATAGACGATTAA
- a CDS encoding DUF7119 family protein, whose translation MSEDPDVPDRPADRESPVGAPVVRADPAVTGERATEAVGFDPDDPESVQLAADTVRSFAENTVGSEDHVYMLRGAAACAALVRGVGSYKTAAERAGGDVSVAFIRKWARVHDLPRAIRRHVARGTIAPTAAKHIARVAGDDRYALAWATLEHDLTVREIRRLASEVGNGTDVESALSERDLTFGRLGVTLPPDQYIELRRRASVENRDPDGLVADALDEYLEL comes from the coding sequence ATGAGCGAGGATCCGGACGTCCCGGACCGCCCCGCCGACCGCGAGTCGCCGGTCGGCGCGCCCGTCGTCCGGGCCGACCCGGCGGTGACTGGCGAGCGGGCGACCGAGGCCGTCGGCTTCGACCCCGACGACCCCGAGAGCGTCCAGCTCGCCGCCGACACCGTGCGCTCTTTCGCCGAGAACACCGTCGGCTCCGAGGACCACGTCTACATGTTACGCGGGGCGGCGGCGTGTGCCGCGCTGGTTCGGGGCGTCGGCTCCTATAAGACGGCCGCGGAACGCGCCGGCGGCGACGTCTCCGTCGCCTTCATCCGGAAGTGGGCGCGGGTCCACGACCTGCCGCGGGCCATCCGTCGGCACGTCGCGCGCGGCACCATCGCCCCGACCGCCGCGAAACACATCGCGCGCGTCGCCGGCGACGACCGCTACGCGCTGGCGTGGGCGACGCTCGAACACGACCTTACCGTCCGTGAGATTCGCCGCCTCGCCAGCGAAGTCGGCAACGGCACCGACGTCGAGAGCGCGCTGTCGGAGCGTGACCTCACGTTCGGCCGCCTCGGCGTGACCCTCCCGCCGGATCAGTACATCGAGCTTCGGCGCCGGGCGTCGGTCGAGAACCGCGACCCCGACGGGCTGGTCGCGGACGCGCTGGACGAGTATCTGGAGCTGTGA
- a CDS encoding lipoate--protein ligase family protein, translated as MRVLRGRVETVAADRERTRAMLDRTAETGEPAVRVWTPHRQVAFGRRDAAEPGYDRAADAARERGFEAVERSVGGRAVAYTGSTVAFAHTVPVEGHRTGLDDRYDAATERLRRALAALGVDATPGEPPESFCPGSHSLQCDGKVVGVAQRVRTDAALVAGCVVVADRDGLAGVLAAVYDALDHPFDPESVGSVAAAGGPSDPASVISAVERELVGDEPTTIHRLGNGGT; from the coding sequence ATGCGTGTCCTCAGGGGCCGGGTGGAGACGGTGGCGGCCGACCGGGAGCGAACCCGCGCGATGCTCGACCGGACGGCGGAGACGGGCGAGCCGGCGGTGCGGGTGTGGACGCCACATCGCCAGGTGGCGTTCGGCCGCCGTGACGCGGCGGAGCCGGGCTACGACCGCGCCGCCGATGCCGCTCGCGAACGCGGCTTCGAAGCGGTCGAGCGGTCGGTCGGCGGGCGGGCCGTCGCCTACACGGGCTCGACCGTCGCCTTCGCCCACACGGTGCCCGTCGAGGGCCACCGGACCGGCCTCGACGACCGCTACGACGCAGCGACCGAACGACTCCGGCGGGCGCTCGCGGCCCTCGGCGTCGACGCCACACCCGGCGAACCGCCCGAATCCTTCTGTCCGGGGAGTCACTCGTTGCAGTGTGACGGGAAGGTCGTCGGCGTCGCCCAGCGGGTGCGGACCGACGCCGCGCTGGTCGCCGGCTGTGTCGTCGTCGCCGACCGCGACGGCCTCGCGGGCGTTCTGGCGGCGGTGTACGACGCCCTCGACCACCCCTTCGACCCCGAGAGCGTCGGGAGCGTCGCGGCGGCGGGCGGGCCGAGCGATCCGGCGTCGGTGATCTCGGCGGTCGAACGGGAACTCGTCGGCGACGAGCCGACGACCATCCACCGGCTCGGAAACGGGGGAACTTAG
- a CDS encoding aconitate hydratase → MGQTLTEKILDDHLVEGDLEPGEEIGIEIDQVLTQDTTGTMVWLQFEALELDEVQTELAAQYCDHQTYQFDFKNTDDHRFLRSAAGTYGAYFSRPGNGICHNVHKENFAAPGKTMLGSDSHTPTPGGLGELAIGAGGLDVAVAMGGGPYFVEMPEVVNVRLEGELPDWASAKDLILEMLRRLSVKGGVGKVFEYTGPGVESLSVPERTTITNMGTELGATTSIFPTDEHTKEYLERQGRGDEYVELSADEDAEYADEIVVDLSELEPLISCPSMPDNVVPVRDVAGTDVEQVIVGSCTNGGYEDILPAAKMLKGREIKKDLEMIVAPGSKQAGELLAREGWTAEMMAAGVNVSEATCGPCIGIGHVPASDSVSLRTFNRNFEGRSGIENDSVYLCSPQVAAAAALAGEIVDPRDLAEELGDLESPGVELPDQYDGSKADIIEPDEAVDDDLIKGPNIGDVPLKDPLGADIGGETLLKMEDNITTDHIIPATSDILKFRSNIDKLSEFTLSRVDETFAERARASDHGILVAGENYGQGSSREHAAMCPMYLGVEAVLAQSFARIHKANLFNFGLLPLTIDEATYDRIEQGDHIEVVDDVADAVASGAEEFTIRVNDDWEATAQFDASEREREILAAGGKLTLTKQQYEEGAGGATPADD, encoded by the coding sequence ATGGGACAGACGCTCACGGAGAAGATCCTCGACGACCACCTCGTCGAGGGGGATCTCGAACCCGGCGAGGAGATCGGGATCGAGATCGACCAGGTACTCACACAGGACACCACCGGCACGATGGTCTGGCTGCAGTTCGAGGCGCTCGAACTCGACGAAGTGCAGACGGAACTCGCCGCGCAGTACTGTGATCACCAGACGTATCAGTTCGACTTTAAAAACACCGACGACCACCGGTTCCTGCGGTCGGCCGCGGGAACCTACGGCGCGTACTTCTCCCGCCCGGGCAACGGCATCTGCCACAACGTCCACAAGGAGAACTTCGCCGCCCCCGGCAAGACGATGCTCGGGTCGGACTCCCACACGCCGACGCCCGGCGGCCTCGGCGAACTCGCCATCGGCGCCGGTGGCCTCGACGTGGCCGTCGCGATGGGCGGCGGCCCCTACTTCGTCGAGATGCCCGAAGTCGTGAACGTCCGACTGGAGGGCGAACTCCCCGACTGGGCGTCCGCGAAGGACCTCATCCTCGAGATGCTGCGTCGCCTCTCGGTCAAGGGCGGCGTCGGCAAAGTGTTCGAGTACACCGGCCCCGGCGTGGAGAGCCTCTCGGTGCCCGAGCGAACGACGATCACGAACATGGGGACGGAACTCGGCGCGACCACCTCCATCTTCCCCACCGACGAGCACACGAAAGAGTACCTCGAACGCCAGGGCCGCGGCGACGAGTACGTCGAACTCTCGGCGGACGAGGACGCGGAGTACGCCGACGAAATCGTCGTCGACCTCTCGGAACTCGAACCGCTCATCTCCTGTCCGTCGATGCCCGACAACGTGGTGCCGGTCCGCGATGTTGCCGGCACCGACGTGGAGCAGGTCATCGTCGGCTCCTGTACCAACGGCGGCTACGAGGACATCCTCCCCGCCGCGAAGATGCTCAAGGGTCGCGAAATCAAGAAGGACCTCGAGATGATCGTCGCCCCCGGCTCGAAGCAGGCCGGCGAACTCCTCGCCCGCGAGGGCTGGACGGCCGAGATGATGGCCGCCGGCGTCAACGTCTCCGAAGCGACGTGTGGCCCCTGTATCGGCATCGGCCACGTCCCCGCCTCCGACTCCGTCTCCCTCCGGACTTTCAATCGGAACTTCGAGGGTCGGTCGGGCATCGAGAACGACTCGGTCTACCTCTGTTCGCCACAGGTGGCCGCAGCGGCGGCGTTGGCCGGCGAAATCGTCGATCCGCGCGATCTGGCCGAGGAACTCGGCGATCTGGAGTCACCCGGCGTCGAACTCCCGGACCAGTACGACGGCTCGAAAGCCGACATCATCGAACCCGACGAGGCGGTCGACGACGACCTTATCAAGGGTCCGAACATCGGTGACGTGCCGCTGAAGGACCCGCTCGGGGCCGACATCGGCGGCGAGACCCTCCTCAAGATGGAGGACAACATCACCACCGATCACATCATCCCCGCCACCTCGGACATCCTCAAGTTCCGCTCGAACATCGACAAACTCTCGGAGTTCACGCTCTCGCGTGTCGACGAGACGTTCGCGGAGCGCGCCAGGGCCTCCGATCACGGCATCCTCGTGGCCGGCGAGAACTACGGCCAGGGCTCCTCCCGCGAACACGCGGCGATGTGTCCGATGTATCTCGGCGTCGAGGCCGTCCTCGCGCAGTCTTTCGCCCGCATCCACAAGGCGAACCTGTTCAACTTCGGCCTCCTACCCCTGACCATCGACGAGGCGACCTACGACCGCATCGAACAGGGCGACCACATCGAGGTCGTCGACGACGTGGCCGACGCGGTGGCGTCGGGCGCGGAGGAGTTCACCATCCGCGTCAACGACGACTGGGAGGCGACCGCCCAGTTCGACGCCTCCGAACGCGAGCGTGAAATCCTCGCGGCCGGCGGCAAACTCACCCTCACGAAACAGCAGTACGAAGAGGGTGCCGGCGGCGCGACGCCCGCCGACGACTGA
- a CDS encoding sensor histidine kinase — protein sequence MSARFPGRWLRRDPGRVGMWVLWTGFLSAYLLFFYHYNDAREIADAEVDGYLEVVLLGVPLVVLFGSLVWMSESDVERALHYRVVVWVVGVAVLFLIAVATALFVLEPQYDRGEHLLLLLMATGFGASMGTVTGVVEARSINRGRAQERAAVEARRRKHEQQRLEYLNQYLRHEVLNEINKIDGYADLLAARTNGEANEWARIIGRSSSEVGTFVSSIRAIMNADGENLRIQPTDVTAIAEATAERVNVDEGRATVTVDASGPVYAAAGDLLDRVFVNLVENATLHCDDPTVRIGIRADDDIVVVRVCDDGPGIPDAARATLFDPPESGDHGYGLFLSQHLVELYGGRLRLETTGPDGTVFRLRLESASATDRPPRTDAETVSPRAPERTAP from the coding sequence ATGAGTGCTCGCTTCCCCGGTCGGTGGCTGCGACGCGATCCGGGACGTGTCGGGATGTGGGTGCTGTGGACGGGCTTTCTGAGTGCGTACCTGCTCTTTTTCTATCATTACAACGACGCCCGGGAAATCGCGGACGCGGAGGTGGACGGCTACCTCGAAGTCGTCCTGTTGGGCGTGCCGCTCGTCGTCCTCTTTGGCTCCCTCGTCTGGATGTCGGAGTCCGACGTGGAGCGGGCGCTCCACTACCGGGTCGTCGTCTGGGTTGTCGGGGTCGCCGTACTCTTTCTGATCGCCGTGGCGACGGCCCTGTTCGTCCTCGAGCCACAGTACGACCGGGGCGAACACCTGCTGTTGCTGTTGATGGCGACCGGGTTCGGTGCGTCGATGGGTACCGTGACGGGCGTCGTCGAAGCCCGGTCGATCAACCGCGGTCGGGCACAGGAACGGGCGGCCGTCGAGGCGCGTCGCCGGAAACACGAGCAACAGCGCCTGGAGTATCTGAACCAGTATCTCCGCCACGAGGTGCTCAACGAGATCAACAAGATCGACGGCTACGCCGACCTGCTGGCGGCACGGACGAACGGGGAAGCCAACGAGTGGGCGCGGATCATCGGCCGGTCGAGTAGCGAGGTGGGGACGTTCGTCTCCTCGATCCGGGCGATCATGAACGCCGACGGCGAGAACCTGCGCATCCAGCCGACGGACGTGACCGCCATCGCCGAGGCGACGGCCGAGCGGGTGAACGTCGACGAGGGGCGCGCGACGGTGACCGTGGACGCGTCCGGTCCGGTGTACGCTGCCGCCGGCGACCTGCTCGACCGGGTGTTCGTCAACCTCGTCGAGAACGCGACCCTGCACTGCGACGACCCGACCGTCCGGATCGGCATCCGGGCCGACGACGACATCGTCGTCGTCCGAGTGTGTGACGACGGACCGGGTATCCCCGACGCGGCGCGGGCGACGCTGTTCGACCCCCCGGAATCCGGCGATCACGGCTACGGCCTGTTTTTGAGCCAGCATCTCGTCGAACTGTACGGCGGACGGTTACGCCTCGAAACCACCGGCCCCGACGGCACCGTGTTCCGGCTACGGCTCGAATCGGCGAGCGCCACCGATCGACCGCCCAGAACGGACGCGGAGACCGTATCGCCCCGCGCCCCCGAGCGGACCGCGCCCTGA